From Vitis vinifera cultivar Pinot Noir 40024 chromosome 14, ASM3070453v1, a single genomic window includes:
- the LOC104881396 gene encoding uncharacterized protein LOC104881396 has product MVLVMAAVVHGENEGGGMTDGADHGLNEKKTEDVKQVQTIGSLFPGGGSTGPGIGVVIQPGIGGGSLPPFSRRPPGGGGIGPGYGGGTGAGLGGRTRPGNGGVTGPGLGRFGRRYGGGNGPRYGGGIGSGPGGGRPGTGPGSGYGGGGPGGYDYDPDYGSPGGSDYEPGYGSPGYGGPGDGFNGGDDPGYDGGGYGPGYGGRGNSHGRGNGGGYVPP; this is encoded by the coding sequence ATGGTGCTAGTGATGGCTGCAGTGGTGCATGGTGAAAATGAGGGAGGTGGCATGACAGATGGAGCTGACCATGGGCTcaatgaaaagaaaacagaagATGTAAAGCAAGTGCAAACAATTGGGTCTCTTTTTCCAGGTGGAGGCAGCACAGGGCCAGGCATTGGTGTTGTTATACAGCCAGGCATTGGTGGTGGAAGCCTACCACCCTTTAGCAGGAGACCACCCGGTGGAGGTGGAATTGGGCCTGGCTATGGTGGTGGAACCGGGGCAGGACTTGGGGGTAGAACTAGACCCGGGAATGGTGGTGTAACAGGGCCTGGACTTGGCAGATTTGGGCGCCGGTATGGTGGGGGAAATGGGCCTAGGTATGGCGGTGGAATTGGGTCTGGACCGGGCGGTGGCCGTCCTGGTACTGGGCCTGGATCCGGGTACGGGGGTGGAGGGCCAGGTGGATATGACTATGATCCTGATTATGGTAGCCCTGGCGGATCAGATTATGAACCCGGCTATGGTTCGCCGGGCTATGGTGGGCCTGGTGATGGGTTTAACGGTGGAGATGACCCGGGTTACGATGGAGGCGGGTATGGGCCGGGTTATGGAGGGAGAGGGAACTCACATGGCAGAGGTAATGGGGGTGGATATGTTCCACCTTGA